One Cydia amplana chromosome 18, ilCydAmpl1.1, whole genome shotgun sequence DNA segment encodes these proteins:
- the LOC134656418 gene encoding uncharacterized protein LOC134656418, which produces MSQSCQIVPWFDSKEWFEVYEKIYSAPSLKTKQEALEILLVWKARCPSLPAGIESTLGLLEVHIQDSTQGNEKLLRLAYATAMMRFVNHMLDAEIAKGTSLHQAARVSDVPDWIIDLRHDTAHNNVLPSIEILREASLIGLEWLNNNYWSKHREYIKDFVSGHKEINSTDENKISVLINFCTTLSICASPSCKIKNVSDIADNNMKEAIINDARDLFTNSMDFSNLKTVSIASLVNTLNINAKRLLKSKNTPALVNKALTSEDSLFLSSDLLHYLCETDFYVKSKLSFQYVQCFEVLLTFLQTNDLLMDLVQDLIKFTNEENDSEKRKLAALWVSEILQALKKSVLFSHKINGSDPDQTRNKKSKELKLLYKHWFPNEKQSGLLLDLHKGVPSEWMDIKFIQPIISAYNPYLIYFIKPLLDLVEPGVPKINIDKICNLAKIISTPESGPAHSTKVYTIEDLQSGQTSRVVAQDPDSDCMEICEEEILDNTTVCEEEFQTGIWQRASSNYNWSLCPVGILPWQIRVNQ; this is translated from the exons atgagtcAGTCTTGTCAAATTGTACCCTGGTTTGATAGCAAAGAGTGGTTTGAGGTGTATGAAAAGATTTATTCTGCGCCTTcgttaaaaactaaacaagaagCACTtgaaatattattagtgtggAAAGCTAGATGTCCCTCTCTCCCGGCTGGCATCGAGTCAACCCTTGGTCTACTGGAAGTTCACATTCAGGATTCTACGCAAGGAAATGAAAAACTGCTTCGCTTGGCATATGCCACTGCAATGATGCGGTTTGTGAATCACATGCTTGACGCAGAAATAGCCAAAGGCACTAGTTTACATCAGGCGGCCAGAGTTTCTGATGTTCCGGATTGGATCATAGATTTGAGACATGACACCGCACATAATAATGTTCTACCATCAATTGAGATACTCAGAGAAGCATCATTAATAGGCCTGGAATGgttaaacaataattattgGTCAAAACATAGAGAATATATAAAAGATTTTGTATCCGGCCATAAGGAAATAAATAGTAcagatgaaaataaaatatcagttCTAATTAATTTCTGTACTACATTGAGCATATGTGCAAGCCCcagttgtaaaataaagaatgtAAGCGACATTGCTGACAACAACATGAAGGAAGCAATAATAAATGATGCAAGGGATTTATTTACTAATAGTATGGACTTTTCCAACCTCAAAACTGTATCTATTGCATCCTTAGTCAACACTCTAAATATCAATGCTAAGAGGTTGCTAAAATCTAAAAATACTCCTGCTTTAGTGAACAAAGCTTTGACTAGTGAGGACTCACTCTTCCTTTCTTCGGACctgttacattatttgtgtgaaaCTGATTTTTATGTCAAAAGCAAGCTCAGTTTTCAGTATGTACAGTGTTTTGAAGTATTGCTCACATTCTTACAAACAAATGATTTGCTAATGGACTTAGTCcaagatttaattaaatttactaATGAAGAAAATGATAGTGAAAAACGCAAGCTTGCAGCTCTGTGGGTTTCAGAAATATTACAAGCACTGAAAAAATCAGTGTTATTcagtcataaaataaatgg ATCTGATCCTGATCAAACCAGAAATAAGAAGAGTAAAGAGTTGAAACTCTTATATAAACATTGGTTCCCGAATGAGAAACAAAGTGGACTGTTGTTGGACCTCCACAAAGGTGTCCCCAGTGAATGGATGGATATAAAATTCATTCAACCCATCATATCAGCATACAACCCATATCTGATTTACTTTATAAAACCCCTACTTGATTTGGTGGAGCCAGGTGTtcccaaaataaatattgacaaaATTTGTAATTTAGCTAAAATCATCTCAACACCAGAGTCTGGTCCTGCACATTCAACTAAAGTATACACCATTGAAGACTTGCAGTCAGGTCAAACTAGCAGAGTAGTGGCTCAGGATCCAGACTCTGACTGCATGGAAATATGTGAGGAAGAAATATTGGATAATACCACAGTTTGTGAAGAAGAGTTTCAAACAGGTATTTGGCAAAGAGCTTCCTCAAATTACAATTGGTCCCTATGTCCTGTTGGAATTTTGCCTTGGCAAATACGTGTTAATCAATAG